The genome window GAAGGCATGCGAAAAACAGGAGACGTTATCCCCTCGACAGACAGTGAAGCGCTGATGTTTACGACTCGTGTACCCCTTGGCGTAGTAGGAGTTATTGCCCCTTGGAATTTCCCTGTAGCCATTCCGATTTGGAAAATGGCTCCGGCCTTAATCTATGGCAATACAGTTGTGTTGAAGCCGGCTCAGGAAACTGCGGTCACTGCGGCTAAAGTCATGGAATGTTTTGAAGAGGCGGGTATCCCGGCAGGCGTTCTTAATCTGATTTGCGGCAGAGGCTCGGTGATCGGTTCAGCACTTGCCGAGCATCCTGATGTGGGTGGAATAACGTTCACGGGTTCCAATGAAGTGGGGAAACGGGTCGGTGCTGCAGCGCTAGCACGTGGGGCCAAGTATCAACTCGAGATGGGTGGCAAAAACCCGATCATCATTGCAGCTGACGCTGACCTGGATTTGGCTGTCGAAGCCACCATCAGTGGTGGATTGAAATCAACAGGGCAAAAATGTACAGCTACCAGTAAGGTCATCATTGAACGAAACGTATACGATGCCTTTAAAGAAAAACTGCTCTCGCAAATCCAGGAAATCCGGCTGGGTGACGGCATGTCTGCTGGAAGCTGGATGGGGCCATGTGCGAGTGAAGGACAACTCAATACGGTGCTGAGTTATATCCAAAAAGGTCAGGATGAAGGTGCCGTTCTGCTTGCTGGCGGAAAAAGAGGAGACGGTCCCGGACTGGAAGAGGGATTCTATGTGCAACCGACTGTATTTGAAGGGGTCGAATCCCATATGTCCATTGCCCGGGAAGAAATCTTCGGTCCGGTTCTGGCCTTAATTGCAGTAGATTCCCTGGAGGAAGCGATTGAAGCGGCGAATGACAGCGACTACGGCTTAAGTGCTTCCATCTATACTCAGAACGTAGGGGCGATGCTGTCCTTCATCCGGGACATGGATGCAGGACTTGTCAGAATTAATGCAGAAACGGCCGGCGTAGAGCTGCAAGCTCCGTTCGGTGGAATGAAGATGTCAAGTTCACATTCCAGAGAACAGGGGCAAGCGGCTATCGAGTTTTTCACCGCCATCAAAACGGTCTTCGTGAAGTCATAAACTGTGGGGGGCTATCATGCACGAACAGATTACGTCGATTATGGGGGAGAAGGCATCCAACTGCTTCGATATCATAGCACATGCTCCAGGGGCTGCCGGACGGCTGCCATTAACGGATGATTTACTGCGAAATGCTCCAAGTGGCGACTTGTTCGGCATGTCCCAGAATGTTGGAATGGGATGGAAACCTGGGGAATTGAACGGAAAACAATTTCTGATCTTAAGTACACAAGGCGGCATTCGCAACGAGGATGGTAGTCCCACAGCCCTCGGTTACCATACGGGTCACTGGGAGGTCGGTCTACTGATGAAAGCTGCCGCAGAAGAACTGTCAAGCCGGGGAGGAGTCCCGTTTGCCGGCTATGTCAGTGATCCGTGTGACGGCAGATCACAGGGAACGACCGGCATGTTCGACTCGCTTCCTTACCGGAACGATGCTGCCATGGTATTTCGCAGACTGATTCGCTCGCTGCCGACACGTAAAGGGGTGCTGGGTGTCGCTACTTGTGACAAAGGTCTTCCGGCAATGATGCTCGCGCTTGCCGGTATGCCTCAATTGCCTGGTGTAATTGTTCCCGGTGGCGTCACGCTTCCACCTACCGATGGAGAGGACGCCGGTAAAATTCAGACCATCGGTGCACGATACGTCAGCGGGGAACTTTCGCTCGAAATGGCGTCGGATTTAGGATGCCGCGCGTGCGCTACGCCGGGAGGAGGCTGCCAGTTTCTAGGTACCGCCGCAACAGCCCAGGTCGTAGCAGAGGCCATGGGTATGACAGTACCACATGCCGCGCTTGCACCTTCCGGGCAGCCCGTCTGGATTGAAATGGCGCGCCAATCGTCACGCGCACTCATCCATATGGAGTCTCAGGGAATGAGGATGGCAGACATCGTCACGGATGCATCCATTCGCAATGCCATGACCGTGCACGCTGCGTTTGGCGGATCGACCAATCTGCTTCTTCACATACCAGCGATAGCCCATGCGGCTGGTTTAACCGTGCCTACGGTACAGGATTGGATACAAGTCAACAAGAATGTTCCAAGACTGGTTAGTGCCCTGCCTAACGGTCCGATCTTTTACCCGACCATTCGCGTCTTTCAGGCCGGAGGTGTACCAGAGGTTATGCTTCACCTCAGACAGCTTGGTCTGTTGGATGAGTCTGTACCAACGGTTACAGGTACGTCATTGGGGCAGGTGCTGGATTGGTGGGAATCGTCGGAACGCCGTCATCTCATGCGGAAGCAGTTGAAAGAGCAGGACGGCATCGATCCGGACAGTGTCATCATGAGTGTAGAACACGCCCAACAGCTTGGCATCTCTTCGACCGTAACATTTCCAACCGGAAACATCGCTCCGGAAGGTTCTGTCATCAAATCCACCTCTATTGATCCTGCTGTGCTGGATGAGAATGGCGTGTACCGTCATCGTGGCAGAGCCAAGGTATTTACCACCGAACGCGAGGCGATCCGTGCGATTAAGACCGGAGGTATATCGGCTGGGGATGTGGTCGTGCTGCTCGGACGAGGTCCATCCGGAACCGGAATGGAGGAGACGTACCAGCTAACCTCTGCGCTTAAGCATTTGTCTTTTGGCAAATACGTGTCACTGATTACGGATGCCCGGTTCTCCGGTGTTTCCACCGGTGCGTGTATTGGTCATGTTGGCCCCGAAGCGCTGGCAGGCGGACCAATTGGCAAGCTGCGGAACGGAGACCTGATTGACATCGTGGTGGATCGGAACACGCTGGAGGGCAGCATTAACTTTATCGGAGAAGGAGAGATTGAGGTTTCGCCGGAAGAAGGTGCTCTCATCCTGGCACAAAGGACCTTCCATCCGGATATGCGGCCTGATGAAGCTTTGCCGGACGATACAAAGCTCTGGGCTGCGCTGCAATCTGTCAGCGGCGGAACATGGAGAGGCAATGTATACGATGTAGAGCGAATTGTAACTGCTCTGGAAGCCGGCAAAAAAGCGCTGGGCTGGTACTGATTTCTACCTTTCGTGTATCTGCTGTTGTACAGATTATCACTTTCATACCGGAGGTTTCTTCCATGAACAGTATCAAGAAAATGATCACCAATCCCATCCTCCCCGGATTTCATCCAGATCCGTCCATATGCCGGGCGGGAGAAGATTATTATATCGCCACGTCCACCTTCGAATGGTTCCCCGGTGTTCGCATACACCATTCGCGAGATCTGGTTCATTGGCGACCAATCGCTTCACCGCTGACTCGTGCAACGCAGTTGAACATGGAGGGCAACATTAACTCCGGAGGTGTATGGGCGCCATGTCTCAGTTATGACAACGGCGTGTTTTACCTGATCTACACCGATGTCAAAAGCCGGGTAGGCGCTTTTAAAGACACTCTCAATTACCTTGTGACAGCAACCGATATTGAAGGGCCTTGGTCCGAACCGATATATCTCAACAGTAGCGGTTTTGATCCTTCCCTGTTTCATGATGAGGACGGACGGAAGTGGCTGGTCAATATGATGTGGGATCACCGCAAGGGCAAAAACCGGTTTGCAGGCATCGTTCTGCAGGAGTACTCGGTTGGGGAGCAAAAGCTGGTCGGGCCAGCCAAGAACATTTTTGAAGGAACCGCTTTAGGATTAACCGAAGCACCTCATCTGTATAAACACAAGGACTATTATTATCTCATTACGGCTGAAGGGGGAACCGGTTATGAGCATGCGGTTACAGTAGCACGTTCCCGTACACTACAAGGCCCTTACGAGGTTGATCCAGCCAATCCGATCCTTACTTCATATGGCAGAACGGATTTGGCTCTGCAGAAGGCAGGCCACGGCAGTCTTGTTGAAACACATACCGGCGAATGGTACATGGCTCATCTGGTTGGACGACCCGTTCATCAAAAATATTGCATTCTTGGACGTGAGACCGCACTTCAGCCGTGTACGTGGAGCGAGGACGGCTGGCTGAGGCTTGCGAGCGGTAACCGGTATCCCGAGGTCCAGGTCATTGCACCGAAGATTACGGCACATCCGTTTGAACCGTTAGCTGAAATGGATCATTTTGATCAATCCGAGCTTCGGAATGACTGGAATACTCTTCGCATTCCACCCGACCCGACTTGGCTCAGCTTGTCGGAACGTCCCGGTTACTTGCGCTTGCACGGTATGGAGTCGATGAGTTCAACGCATAGGCAAAGCATGATCGCGCGAAGATTGCAAACGTTTGAGTGTGAAGCCGAAACAGCTCTGGAATTTGCGCCGGACAATCCACAGCAGATGGCAGGATTGATTTTGTACTACGATACCAAGGACTATCTCTATTTACGTGTAACTTATCATGAAGAGAAGGGGCTGTGCTTGGGAATAATTCAGTCCAAGTACGGGGTGTATGACGAACTGTTAGAGGATATTCCGCTAGAGTCGGTGAATACGCTTCGCTTAAAAGTAGTGGTTGATCATGATCGCGCCCGCTTTTACTATGCGTTAAACAAGGATTCATCCTGGAATCATGTAGGCGAGTGGGTTGATATCACACATCTGTGCGATGAATCTCCGGAGTATATTCGGTTTACGGGAACCTACATCGGACTTTGTGTGCAGGATCTCGGTGGAACTCGAAAACATGCCGATTTTGATTACTTTGTGTATAGAGAAACAAAGCATGAAGTGAATGCATTAAGCCATATAGATTCAGCGGATGGTGTGTCTGGAGAGTTATCAAGAAATTAGAAGATTGTGTGATATTGCCCAAATGTTATAAGGTGAACTCGTGATAAAATATTTCTATTCGGATAAAGCAGCGCTCCCTTGTGAAGGGGGCGCTGCTTTATAAAATAGGGATGAATAACTACATAATAATATGATATTATGTTTGTCGGTAACAGGTCGAATATAATAGTTGGAGGCATATTATGAAATTATATAAAGTTGTTCAACCCCATAATTCAAACTATCCCGATCCCATCGTTTTAGCTAAAGGAGATACGATCCTATATGGGAGAGAAGATACTGAATTCCC of Paenibacillus sp. FSL R5-0517 contains these proteins:
- the gucD gene encoding alpha-ketoglutaric semialdehyde dehydrogenase GucD → MTAFQVEQTYNNYINGEWVKATSGETEPSINPANRKEVVGYVPTSGVEDLNRAVAAAKEAAKKWRRLSGAERGNYLFQAANVLECRADEVAEAMTREMGKTLPEAKGETMRGVAILRYYAGEGMRKTGDVIPSTDSEALMFTTRVPLGVVGVIAPWNFPVAIPIWKMAPALIYGNTVVLKPAQETAVTAAKVMECFEEAGIPAGVLNLICGRGSVIGSALAEHPDVGGITFTGSNEVGKRVGAAALARGAKYQLEMGGKNPIIIAADADLDLAVEATISGGLKSTGQKCTATSKVIIERNVYDAFKEKLLSQIQEIRLGDGMSAGSWMGPCASEGQLNTVLSYIQKGQDEGAVLLAGGKRGDGPGLEEGFYVQPTVFEGVESHMSIAREEIFGPVLALIAVDSLEEAIEAANDSDYGLSASIYTQNVGAMLSFIRDMDAGLVRINAETAGVELQAPFGGMKMSSSHSREQGQAAIEFFTAIKTVFVKS
- a CDS encoding YjhG/YagF family D-xylonate dehydratase, with product MHEQITSIMGEKASNCFDIIAHAPGAAGRLPLTDDLLRNAPSGDLFGMSQNVGMGWKPGELNGKQFLILSTQGGIRNEDGSPTALGYHTGHWEVGLLMKAAAEELSSRGGVPFAGYVSDPCDGRSQGTTGMFDSLPYRNDAAMVFRRLIRSLPTRKGVLGVATCDKGLPAMMLALAGMPQLPGVIVPGGVTLPPTDGEDAGKIQTIGARYVSGELSLEMASDLGCRACATPGGGCQFLGTAATAQVVAEAMGMTVPHAALAPSGQPVWIEMARQSSRALIHMESQGMRMADIVTDASIRNAMTVHAAFGGSTNLLLHIPAIAHAAGLTVPTVQDWIQVNKNVPRLVSALPNGPIFYPTIRVFQAGGVPEVMLHLRQLGLLDESVPTVTGTSLGQVLDWWESSERRHLMRKQLKEQDGIDPDSVIMSVEHAQQLGISSTVTFPTGNIAPEGSVIKSTSIDPAVLDENGVYRHRGRAKVFTTEREAIRAIKTGGISAGDVVVLLGRGPSGTGMEETYQLTSALKHLSFGKYVSLITDARFSGVSTGACIGHVGPEALAGGPIGKLRNGDLIDIVVDRNTLEGSINFIGEGEIEVSPEEGALILAQRTFHPDMRPDEALPDDTKLWAALQSVSGGTWRGNVYDVERIVTALEAGKKALGWY
- a CDS encoding glycoside hydrolase family 43 protein, encoding MNSIKKMITNPILPGFHPDPSICRAGEDYYIATSTFEWFPGVRIHHSRDLVHWRPIASPLTRATQLNMEGNINSGGVWAPCLSYDNGVFYLIYTDVKSRVGAFKDTLNYLVTATDIEGPWSEPIYLNSSGFDPSLFHDEDGRKWLVNMMWDHRKGKNRFAGIVLQEYSVGEQKLVGPAKNIFEGTALGLTEAPHLYKHKDYYYLITAEGGTGYEHAVTVARSRTLQGPYEVDPANPILTSYGRTDLALQKAGHGSLVETHTGEWYMAHLVGRPVHQKYCILGRETALQPCTWSEDGWLRLASGNRYPEVQVIAPKITAHPFEPLAEMDHFDQSELRNDWNTLRIPPDPTWLSLSERPGYLRLHGMESMSSTHRQSMIARRLQTFECEAETALEFAPDNPQQMAGLILYYDTKDYLYLRVTYHEEKGLCLGIIQSKYGVYDELLEDIPLESVNTLRLKVVVDHDRARFYYALNKDSSWNHVGEWVDITHLCDESPEYIRFTGTYIGLCVQDLGGTRKHADFDYFVYRETKHEVNALSHIDSADGVSGELSRN